One Tunturibacter gelidoferens genomic region harbors:
- a CDS encoding ABC transporter permease, translating to MLSDILGQAIEAMKHNRRRTTITIVGMAWGIATVVLLLAYGAGFGQAFENIFAQFGTNMIGVFPGRTSEQAGGSKAGVQVRLTQEDVERIQETVPGVMRVAPTVDKTVPVQNDLHSFSWDVTGITPELQSIQRLDLAAGRPITEADVQQRAHVTVIGSEAKTKLFSGLYPIGEKIRLNGVSFEVVGVMTPKMQEGDDSDINRQVNVPLTTMSDIKDTKYLDGIWLDYKGDPKMVEEALRKTLAIAHGYRPSDRRAVFVANIMEQLTQFRIISLGLQVLLSFIGALTLGIAGIGLMNIMLVSVQQRTREIGVEKALGARKRHILMQFLAEALVISGVGGVGGIALAYAVAKSVGRITFYSALASNAEAGDIHLLISPNTVLVATIILIIVGTISGMIPAMKAAALDPIEALRYE from the coding sequence ATGCTGAGTGACATTCTGGGGCAGGCTATAGAGGCGATGAAACACAATCGTCGACGGACGACGATCACGATTGTGGGCATGGCGTGGGGCATCGCAACGGTGGTGTTGCTGCTGGCTTACGGTGCCGGGTTTGGGCAGGCGTTCGAGAATATCTTTGCTCAGTTTGGCACGAACATGATCGGTGTGTTTCCAGGACGGACCAGCGAGCAGGCGGGCGGCTCGAAAGCGGGAGTGCAGGTTCGGCTCACGCAGGAGGATGTGGAGAGAATTCAGGAGACGGTGCCGGGGGTGATGCGCGTCGCCCCAACGGTGGATAAAACCGTGCCTGTGCAGAACGATTTGCATAGCTTTAGCTGGGATGTGACCGGAATTACGCCGGAGCTGCAGTCGATTCAGAGGCTCGATCTAGCCGCGGGGCGTCCAATCACTGAAGCCGATGTGCAGCAAAGGGCGCACGTTACGGTAATCGGCTCGGAGGCTAAGACAAAGTTATTTTCGGGGCTATACCCGATTGGCGAGAAGATCCGGCTAAATGGTGTGAGCTTTGAAGTGGTTGGGGTGATGACGCCGAAGATGCAGGAGGGCGATGACAGCGACATTAACCGTCAGGTGAACGTGCCGCTGACGACGATGAGCGATATCAAGGACACCAAATATCTCGACGGCATCTGGCTGGACTACAAGGGCGACCCCAAGATGGTTGAGGAGGCGCTGCGCAAGACACTTGCGATAGCACATGGCTACAGGCCGAGCGACCGGCGCGCTGTGTTTGTGGCGAACATCATGGAGCAGTTGACGCAGTTTCGAATTATTTCGCTGGGGTTGCAGGTGCTGCTTTCCTTTATCGGCGCGCTCACACTGGGAATCGCGGGAATAGGTCTGATGAACATCATGCTGGTGAGTGTACAGCAGAGAACGCGAGAGATCGGTGTGGAGAAAGCACTGGGAGCAAGGAAGCGACACATTCTGATGCAGTTTCTGGCTGAAGCACTCGTGATTTCGGGTGTCGGCGGGGTGGGTGGCATTGCGCTGGCATATGCGGTCGCAAAGAGTGTAGGGCGGATTACGTTCTATAGTGCGCTTGCATCGAATGCGGAAGCTGGAGATATCCATCTGCTGATTTCTCCAAACACAGTTTTGGTGGCGACGATAATTCTCATCATCGTGGGAACGATCAGTGGGATGATTCCGGCGATGAAGGCAGCTGCTTTGGATCCGATTGAGGCGCTCAGGTACGAGTAG
- a CDS encoding ABC transporter permease has translation MRALINIFAQVFRSIGANKLRSFLTMFGIAWGVASLLLLIGLGEGFRSGQRRGLAELGTDVIMMWGGTIPVLPEQHVGMRPYKLTMSDAAAIRAQAPDVRNVTSIINRSDLKQVSDFSSAGGQVLGVELNYPQIANLPIAQGRFLNQQDLTERRQVVVLGQRMVGLLFPGRPPLGAVITLNGYRFQVIGVAKKVGRGNNDGPNQRIYIPLTTMQEFFPITGDNIPQDSISQIQYQPLTEELNETAKSEVHKIIATRHGFDPARKEGFEEWDTIKSNRMVGLIFTAMDVFLGGVGIVTLALGAVGIINIMLVTVTERTKEIGLRKALGATNRSILFQFFLEGLTLTALSGLIGIIGAAALMAALGSVVGNNDMGFDPPRLVPWSAAMAMGTLTLCGIVAGLYPARQAAMLAPVEALRKE, from the coding sequence ATGCGCGCTCTAATCAATATCTTCGCTCAGGTATTCCGGTCGATTGGTGCCAACAAGCTGCGGTCGTTTCTGACGATGTTCGGCATTGCCTGGGGGGTGGCCTCACTGTTGCTGCTGATTGGGCTGGGTGAGGGATTTCGCTCGGGGCAGCGCAGAGGGCTCGCCGAGCTTGGCACTGATGTAATCATGATGTGGGGTGGAACAATTCCGGTGCTGCCGGAGCAGCATGTGGGGATGCGGCCGTACAAGCTGACGATGAGCGATGCGGCGGCGATTCGCGCACAGGCCCCGGACGTTCGGAATGTGACCTCGATCATCAATCGCAGCGATCTGAAGCAGGTAAGTGATTTTTCGAGTGCGGGCGGACAGGTGTTGGGGGTTGAACTGAACTATCCGCAGATCGCGAATCTGCCCATCGCGCAGGGACGATTTTTGAATCAGCAGGATCTGACTGAGCGACGCCAGGTAGTTGTGCTGGGACAGAGAATGGTTGGGCTCCTGTTTCCGGGACGTCCTCCGTTGGGCGCCGTGATCACACTGAATGGCTATCGGTTTCAAGTGATCGGAGTAGCAAAGAAAGTAGGGCGCGGCAACAACGATGGGCCCAATCAGAGAATCTACATTCCGCTGACCACGATGCAGGAGTTCTTTCCGATTACTGGAGACAATATCCCGCAAGACTCGATCTCTCAAATTCAATACCAGCCACTGACAGAAGAGTTGAACGAAACGGCAAAGTCTGAGGTCCACAAGATCATCGCGACGCGACATGGCTTCGATCCTGCTCGCAAAGAGGGTTTCGAGGAGTGGGACACAATCAAATCGAACCGCATGGTAGGGTTGATCTTTACCGCGATGGATGTGTTTCTGGGTGGGGTCGGCATCGTGACGCTTGCGTTGGGAGCTGTGGGAATTATCAACATCATGCTGGTGACGGTGACGGAGCGGACGAAGGAGATTGGCCTGCGGAAGGCGTTAGGCGCGACGAATAGAAGCATTCTCTTCCAGTTTTTTCTTGAGGGGTTGACGCTGACGGCGCTGAGTGGGCTGATTGGAATTATCGGTGCCGCGGCTCTGATGGCGGCGCTCGGTTCGGTGGTCGGAAATAATGATATGGGGTTCGATCCGCCGCGATTGGTGCCTTGGTCGGCTGCGATGGCGATGGGGACGTTGACCTTGTGCGGCATCGTGGCTGGACTGTATCCGGCGAGACAGGCAGCAATGCTCGCTCCTGTTGAAGCACTGCGAAAGGAATAA